The following proteins are encoded in a genomic region of Catharus ustulatus isolate bCatUst1 chromosome 4, bCatUst1.pri.v2, whole genome shotgun sequence:
- the BBS10 gene encoding Bardet-Biedl syndrome 10 protein — MAARACSHRAATGDGAKSFVVLLAAVLGGLRAAGGGAGLRRALRDFEAQVLERAAARGLRRHLRPAPPGLPEPPLEPLLEPLLEPYLAGRLGPGERRCLARLCAEMCRRCAPAAAARPRVLRLLGRRFAELHAAVPGLPLASSRVLPGIVLRRDFAVYCPTDGELRALLVTEPLRPALTAPGVEFVVDSEGQYQASLRWIARRTEALMKHLQSNNVKLLLSSAKQEEVVIYYAKLYGVSVVECLSSEEMALIREITGVCPYAPFGDNMDREITETAVVTFCQPLLLASKRCAHIGFTSVCAFQPHCLILCGPVDGVNEQHAAALQEAFTMLQQLFKAVHQREEWKAEGESQSKASDVCTWHSSATQKQLVIENTCNSNQVSECQLKALGDETERKILDPDKSDLLVHSQKNHGTAVLVAHNTDRVTACECLDAGKGLEKTCCRIVPFKQEESCAGIAQDCPNCLIQAGSVLPVGGYFEILLHYYIQDYAKQCQQSEIIVVSNVVADALLSIPKALYRTAERDGFTKFYLETTNLLRKNQPLPVNDEGLESVYCKYQLVISVLHCVTELLSIDLVIGIRRPLQKIADHDSEDDS, encoded by the coding sequence ATGGCGGCCCGCGCCTGCAGCCACCGCGCCGCGACGGGGGACGGCGCCAAGAGCTTCGTGGTGCTGCTGGCGGCCGTGCTGGGCGGGCtgcgggcggcgggcggcggcgccgggctgCGGCGGGCGCTGCGGGACTTCGAGGCGCAGGTGCTGgagcgggcggcggcgcgggggctGCGGCGGCACCTGCGGCCGGCGCCGCCCGGGCTGCCGGAGCCGCCGCTGGAGCCGCTGCTGGAGCCGCTGCTGGAGCCGTACCTGGCCGGCCGGCTGGGCCCCGGCGAGCGGCGCTGCCTGGCGCGGCTCTGCGCCGAGATGTGCCGCCGCTgcgccccggccgccgccgcccgcccgcgggTGCTGCGGCTCCTCGGCCGGCGGTTCGCGGAGCTGCACGCCGCCGTGCCCGGCCTGCCCCTGGCCAGCTCCAGGGTCCTGCCCGGCATCGTCCTCCGCAGGGACTTCGCTGTCTACTGCCCGACGGACGGGGAGCTGCGGGCCCTGCTCGTCACCGAGCCCCTGCGGCCCGCCCTGACGGCCCCCGGTGTCGAGTTTGTTGTAGACTCCGAAGGTCAGTATCAGGCTTCCCTGCGCTGGATCGCCAGAAGGACAGAAGCCTTAATGAAACACTTGCAGAGTAACAACGTGAAGCTGTTACTGTCGAGTGCGAAGCAAGAAGAAGTAGTTATCTACTATGCCAAATTATATGGTGTGTCTGTGGTAGAGTGCTTATCGTCGGAAGAAATGGCCCTTATCAGAGAAATCACCGGTGTCTGCCCTTACGCACCTTTCGGTGATAACATGGACAGAGAAATAACCGAAACTGCAGTGGTAACGTTTTGCCAGCCCTTGCTGCTCGCCTCCAAGAGATGCGCCCACATTGGCTTCACCAGTGTGTGTGccttccagccccactgcctgATCCTTTGTGGGCCGGTGGATGGTGTTAATGAGCAGCACGCTGCTGCTTTACAAGAGGCGTTCAcaatgctgcagcagctgtttaaagCAGTTCATCAGAGGGAGGAATGGAAAGCAGAAGGTGAAAGCCAGAGCAAAGCGTCAGATGTTTGCACTTGGCATTCTTCAGCAACTCAGAAACAACTGGTAATAGAAAATACTTGCAATAGTAACCAGGTTTCTGAATGTCAGTTGAAAGCACTTGGtgatgaaacagaaagaaaaattttagaCCCTGATAAAAGTGATCTGTTGGTCCACAGTCAAAAGAACCACGGCACCGCTGTGTTAGTGGCACATAACACTGATAGAGTCACTGCATGTGAGTGCCTGGATGCTGGCAAAGGTCTGGAGAAAACATGTTGCCGTATAGTTCCATTTAAGCAGGAGGAGAGTTGTGCAGGTATTGCACAGGATTGCCCCAATTGCCTCATACAAGCAGGATCAGTTTTGCCAGTAGGAGGTTACTTTGAAATCCTGTTACATTATTATATCCAGGACTATGCAAAACAGTGTCAGCAGTCAGAGATAATCGTTGTATCTAACGTGGTCGCTGATGCTTTGCTAAGCATTCCCAAGGCCTTGTACCGCACAGCAGAACGAGATGGCTTTACCAAATTCTATCTTGAAACCACTAATTTACTCCGAAAAAATCAGCCACTACCTGTAAACGATGAAGGCTTAGAGTCAGTGTATTGCAAGTACCAGTTAGTCATTTCAGTTCTCCATTGTGTTACAGAGCTTCTCTCCATAGACTTAGTAATTGGTATTAGGCGGCCACTCCAAAAAATTGCAGATCATGATTCAGAAGATGACTCTTGA